TTGTTTCTCAGATTAGACATTGTGGaattttgcaaaatattatgtACGTTTCATAAAGCCTTACAGAGATTGTGTAGGAAAATGCCTTTAGAGTAAATTCCCTGTTATTTGGCTGCATATGACAGATGTGGAGAGACCTGTCTGCAAACAGCGCGAGGCCTTCAGCAGTCACGAGGTGACAGTTTCAACAAAAAGCCGCGAGGGGAATCAATACAGTGCAAACTACAATTTCACTGTCCGATCATCGACCATCAGCCCCGGCTGATCAGATGATACCCTGACTGGTTGTATTCAATTTGTTCCAGCGGCGCCCTTAAACCTAATAAAGCGATTGATTGAGTCTCAATGAGTTGCAGCAATTAGTGAACTGTTAATGAACATGCTGCTGGAGTCTCATGAGATTGACTGGCGTGTTCAGTCATCGCTTTGATTTTCTTCAACGGAAAGACATACATTGCCAATAGATCGTTTTCACATATCTTGGGGCAAAACACATTTCAGTCCCCCTAACTCAATTAAGTTAGTAaatttgaattcatgtttaaaatGACAGGCTATAGGTAGCAAATATCATCTGGCCAAACGATTATAAGTAGGCTAGATTGTGAAATGATAAAGATTTTAAAGTTAACTTTTGGCCATATAATAGCCTATATTTAGAtatgactgtaaaaaaattttaCGCTATATGTTGCCTATTCAATAAAGTCATTTGAGTACAACTTTAACCAGAGTGTATCTTAATTGTTTCATTTAACCACGCTTAGATATTCCaaatttatgcatttatatatttgtatagtTGGCTGTCGGTAAAACTTGATGTGGGTTCGTGTACATAAAGTGGCTTTGCCCTGCATTAACCAGCAATCTTCAAACGATTATTGACTGGAATTCTGAGATGGCTTTGTCGCCGCCTAGTGTTATTACTGAACGTGTGTAAAATCATGTCAGGGGGTGCTTGTTATACAAGATTTTACCAATTAGCCACGACTTAACTTCATTATTTTAGTGCAGTACAGAATccagacattttaaaaatgacaagCTAACATGCCAAGCACACTATATAATCCAAACTAGCACGAGCATGTATGGCTGCATTCAGCACCGTATATTTTTATCGCTATAGTGTTTAGTTACCCAATTTACAGAACGTTAGACTACAACCAGAAATCTATATTATGTGTGACAGGTCAAATATTAAGGTCGCCTGaagaaacaacaaaatatgtgacacggtatttaaatttaaacaatatttaaacaaaataaacttttaaataacacattttaaaagacAACCTCCCGTACTATCATGTAAATCAGTATGAATTATTAAACAGTGTGAACATTTTAAGAGTTTGCCAAGTTTTTCCCCGGAGAAGCAATTGTTAGGCTATAcgaataaattaaaacaataaaaacgaACATGCAATCTCTTATATTtttgattgtaatatttaaaatatgtttcaCCAAATCCTTTACAGCAAAATAGATAGGCACATATATAAAcgtaaataaaaactattaacATGTATAACCACACAAAACTGTTTTctaaaaaactatttattttctttttgtgaagaaaaagaataaattGAAGCGGTGCGTAGGACAAACCTAAATGATGACTCCCACGTCGATCAGCTAAATAAAAGAGGTTAAAGAATCTCGGTTCGATCCGTGACAGGAGGAAGATGCAAACAGGTTTGGGAGCACAGTGAAGTGATCCACGGAAAACTCGACAGTAACTAGAGAACGCAGCAGCCTGATATAACCAGCTCTGAGTCCCGTCTGTTCATAGCTCCATATATATCGCATCATCATCGTCCCCTCAGTAGAAATCGTCGCACTCAACGGcatataaaacattttgaacTGTAATTCAGAATTAACATTCAAGAAACGCGCATTACAGAGTTGCGCTGAGATGATAATTACGTTATCAAGTTATTTTCCTTACGAGGAGTGATTACTTAAACGCTTAATTCGTTGGTTAATTTCTGCTCCCCAGTCTGAAAATATTACCATTTAACGCAGTTTGTCTTAAAGCTGAATTATAAAGCTAGAATAGGCCCAGGGTTTATTTAGAAGAATAAGGGggtaaaaagaaagaaagaaagataggaGACGAGCATATGTCATGTACAATATTCGCCATCATTTCATTCCCTTGAGCTATTTAGAATCAGTGCTTTCACTCAAAGGCCCTGACACACACAATGACTATCAGCTCAAAACGGGCTTATTTCTCTAGCACGTTTCACTCTCTCTGTGCTCTTAAAAGaataaatgacacaattttgTTTTGCCAATAGGGATTATGGTGAGGTTTTCTTTTGGAGAAATCATTATAAACTGAAAACCCATAGGCTATAATTCAAAACATAATGGATGAATACTAATCAAACAATGCAATGGTAaaattaatttcacatttaaatcaataaacacgtgtttactttttttaaatacagtggTAATATACTTTGCAATTCACAATATAAGTGATTACTAAGTGAACTATAGTGTACTTTTTATGGAACAGCTAGTGATTTCACgtttctgttgttgttattgctttGTAGTAATTAGTTTTTGCAAAAGCAATATGTGTAACATGCACACAATGATGTAAAGTGTTGCCATAAAAGTATTTATGTCTAATGAAGATGCCGTCTGAGAAATTATAGCGGAGGGAAGGTTTCAAAAAAGCACTGAGGAATCAATGAGTGGCTTTAACGTGTAATGATGAAGTACAAATCGCTGATTGGACAGACTCGTGACCATGTAACCAATGAGAGGAGAGATGGGGAACACGAGGAATGTGTTATAATAAAGGAGAAAATATGACGTCAGTCTAGGAAGTCATTGTAGAGCAACACTACAACGATTAGTGGCAAAAGGGAGCGTGATGTCGAGGAGTTAGAGCATCCCAATCTCTCCACACCTCAACTTTGAAAGAAAGTTCAATAACCATAACAAAAGGACGTGGACTACACAGATCCACTTGCTTTCCACATTTCACCTTGAATGTAACAACATCTTGGAGCGCAGGCTATATTTctatttttctttgctttagtgcaaggattattttatttgcgcgtaagaaatgtttattttgtacttttCGGGGCTTTTTTTAATGCGTTAACCTTTGAGTTCTGTTCGCTGTTTCGTTGATTCCGtttaaggcttttttttttttttttcttttaaaacattgtacAGGAAAGTTGTTATGAAGACGACTTAAGTGCTCATCCTTTTCTTATACTATGGAAGGATCCAGTGGGTCTAGTTTCGGAATAGACACTATTTTGTCCACAACCAATTCTGGCAGCTCAGTACTGATGAACGGAGATTTTCGACTCGGTGACAATAACAGAACAGCGGATTTCAGGAGTCAAGCTACCCCATCACCATGTTCGGAGATAGACACTGTGGGAACAGCCCCCTCATCCCCGATCTCAGTCACGATGGAGCATCCCGAACCGCATCTGGTCCAAGACAGCCTTCAGCATCACCATCACCATCACCATCACAATCAGGCTCAGAGTTTGCAGCTTTCACCCCAGCCTCATCCGCTCGGTCAGGCTGGCTGTGCCCCCAGGACTGCCACCTCCTCCTTTCTAATCAAAGACATTTTGGGCGACAGTAAACCGCTAGCAGCGTGCGCTCCTTACAGCACCAGTGTACCATCTCCACATCACAGCCCCAAAACAGAGAGCGGAACCGCCCCGGACGGCATCAGGCCCAAACTAGAGCAAGATGAAAACAGAAGCAAACTGGACAAAAGAGATGACATTCAGAGTGATTTGAAATGTAACGGTAAGAGTGCGTTTTACGTGCAAAATAATTAAAGAAATCGACACAAACATGGGGTAACCCTTTTTTATTTCACATGATCTGTTTGACATTTATTAATACTTGTTATTATAATTGATTCAATTATCAATAACAACTTGAGATTTAGGAATAAAGCACCACAGAATTGACatgcaaaaatattattgttattacgTTGTACTTATTTGATTTGACAGTAATTTGAATATTGCATCGTACAacgaaacaaaaaaatacattaatgataaaaataaactaacgattaaattaaaaatggctTAAAACTTATCtatgttgtttaatatttcaaatCTAAGCATATGAGCTCAAAGATGTGTCTTCATTGTGAAATTAAAAGCACATAGAATTATGGAATTCTTCAGAACTAATGGGTCATGCGTACATTAAACAAAATTATCAAGTTATATCAAACGTATTTTGGGCAAAAAAAGATTTCTTAACTGGGATGTAACAATAAACGTTTTGAATCCACCACTGGAATATTACAAGCATTCAGTGGTACAAAATATCGATAAAGttgtattgttattattattattattaaaaatggttaTTATCAACATCAAATCCAAATTTAaggctttgtttgtttgtctgtattttcattaaGAACCAGTATTACAATACAATAACAATATTGGTAGGCTGTCACTGAGGTTATTCTCTGATATTAGCATAACAGATGTAAAGGCTGGTGAATTTTGCCCGGTGTGGGATCCTCCCTAGTGAGACAATTAGAGAGATTATTGTTCTTCCTTGAGGGGGGATCACGGAGCCCAGCAAAAACTGCTACAAATAGAGATAGATTGACATATCGATCCTGTTCGTTTTGTTGTGATATTTTCGTCTACATGCGACGACCTAATTTATCTGGGAAACAAATAAGTAGTCTATATTATTGTATAGGATACCTGGTATTTGACTTTTCTAAAGACCCTGATACTCATAATACCAAGACGAAATAATCGGACCTAAGCAGGTTTAGATCTGCGTATAAAATCGAGGCCTATAGCAACCATAAGTTAccacaataaacattttaaacagtaatTGCTAAATTATTAGACTACGTTCTCATTTTAGTAAACTcatttaatgaataaatgactACTCCTTCTAcagtttttaaaatacattttcattaacTGTCATTGCACTTACTTTTTAGGAACAAAAGAGGAGGGCGATCGGGAAATTTCTAGTTCCAGAGACAGTCCGCCCGTCCGCTCTAAAAAACCTCGCAAAGCGCGGACGGCCTTCTCCGACCATCAGCTAAACCAGCTGGAGCGCAGTTTCGAGAGACAGAAATACCTCAGCGTACAGGACCGAATGGACCTGGCAGCAGCCCTaaacctcacagacacacaagTCAAGACTTGGTATCAAAACCGACGGTAAGTTTCCCCATAACATTcatggattattattattattattactattattattattattattattattatagcctAATAATAACAACAGCATCAATAATAACAACGCATTTTGTACAGCGTAACAAATACAGTGTATTTTGATTGCgcaagcattttatttatttatttatttgccttttttttttttttgtatctacATATGGATCTATATTTTCAGTTGCCAAAATTCAAGATTTCATTATTTGGCTATTATTTATGCCTATTAGTTATTCAagttcttcttattattattattattattaggcctattattattaatctatGTTTTAACGGCGCAACAATATATGTAGCCTAGATCAAATAATTTGAACATGCTtgtctgaaaatgtattttacattttgttgtGATATTAAATAGCCTAATTTTAAATCATTCGATTGCAACTAGCTGTTCATGAATAATGTTACTTATAGCCTTATTTTAAGCAAGGccccaaatatatatttttttgatttcccccttaaattatttttatttgttaaacaATTGTCATATTTACATTACTTTACATTTATAAGCTATACATATTTAGGCGACGAATGTTAGTAGCCTAACTCTGTAGAAAGTCCACTGAATTCTAAACTGATCGGAAATCACAACTTGGCAAAATATAATcggaaatatgaaaataaatgtttttagtcacaaacaattagcatgtttatcttttttattattctgaTGTAGGCTATTTTACAAACAATTTCGGCCCatttcatttgtatttaaatgaagattacatttttttttgtgccagAATCAAACATGCACGCCTCGATTAATCTGGCCCATACGGAGCATGTGGAGAGTTTAATAATTGATTTCTTGTATTTTGATCTCATTGCAGGACGAAATGGAAGAGGCAGACGGCTGTCGGATTAGAACTGCTGGCTGAAGCTGGAAATTATTCGGCCTTACAGAGAATGTTCCCATCCCCGTATTTCTACCACCCGAGTTTATTAGGCACCGTGGACAGCACGACAGCGGCCGCAGCCGCTGCTGCCATGTACAGCAGTATGTACCGGACTCCGTCCACACCGCATCCATCTCTCCAGAGACCGCTCGTCCCCAGAGTGCTCATTCACGGCCTGGGGCCCGGGGGACAACCGGCACTAAACCCAATTGCAAACCCAATACCGGGTACACCGCATCCTCGGTAAAACGACAAGACACTGAGAGACAAATGTATTACACGTGATGTGACTGCGCTGAACTTTTACAAGACGCTTTTTTTCATCCAGAAAACACTGAGAGACGATTTTATCGAAGAAAAAgatgtattatttaatatgGACCATTTCTGACTTATAGGCCAAACTAAACCAGACGAGCCTGTGACCGTGACAGTAAAATGACTGTTCATTGTCAGattgtttgttttgtctttttttggtACAGATACACTTATACTAGTACATACGCTTATAAAGTTTATTAGATTTAAAGAAAGGGTGAAATAAAGACAAAATGTTAAAAAGCTAATGTCAGACGCTTTCTCTTGAAAGGGGCCGTATGTTTACTACTTTTCATGTGACCTTTTTGGAGCTTTCCTCAAAAATAACTCATAATTGCACAATTCACAAAAGAGAGATCATGGTGAATGATTTAAACATCATCCGTGTGGATTTTTAAGACCtggatttgaaaaaaaaaaaaaaaaaaaaaaatataaaatatttaaacctCTAAATTTCAAATTGTTCTTGGCACTTGTATGTAATACAACATGCACAACATTTGTTTAAGAAGAATAttcaaaacctttatttttaactgTGTAGTAGTCTATATAGCCACGTTTTAGGTCACAACATAAGTTCTTTGTAAACTATAAGCCCGTCTGAACTCATTAGCATAGGCGTGCATTCAAGTAAGGCTCGGGACCGGTCTGCTATATGAGAATAGATGGTTGATGCATTTATCCTGGGAATGGCGAATCTGCTCCCGGTCTGGCAGCTGTTCTGTGGGAGAACCGCCGCGGACAGACAGCAGGCGTGAGCCTTCTCAGCGTGAGtgaattaaaagaaacatttcatataaACAATTATAAACCTTTGTAGAACTCTCCCGAGATTAATATGCGCTGTCATTTGTCATTCGTTTTAACCAGCAACACGTACGATAATGCTGTAAATACCACAACCAAACTTAATAATTTCTTGATTTAGGAAATAACCATCGAAACGTACATATTTAGTTTTCTCCCCCGCCAAATAAGTAGGCTATTTAATTTCCAGTTCGTTTGTATATTGAATAGCGTGTGTATAAACGTGGTCTAAAATGAACAAAAGGAATTTTAAATAAGAGACGCAGCAAAAATCGAAATGAGAAACATACTAGCCAAAGATTATACGATACATAATACATGACTGCAATACTTTATATCCCTTGGTCAAAATGGCTTAGGAAGATTTACACTAAATGTGAAAGAAATAAACGAGACGTAACTATAAGTAATCACGTGAGTTTTCTTAAGGGAATATAATTAAGTGAACATTACAATGCCTTTCTTTTTGAGCTTGATAACATCCCCTGGAGGACTGAATAGACTGCAGGATAGAATAGCCTCAGGGCGCGATTGTTTGGGCTCCTCTAATTGGAGAATAGGTTTCTGATTTCTGCGCTACTAAATTCTTATTAAAGCCAAGTTGACCTTTGCTATGTAGTTTGAAACAATATGACTTGGGCACGTCAGTGCATGATGTCTTAAAATTTagccataataataaaaaaagacaaaattttgaaaaaaaagaaaaagaaaaaagtcaggtctatcaaaaaatgttataaaattatatgcAAAAAAAAGCGTAATTTAATAGGCCTACATGTAAAATAAGCCAGAAATTTgaaacacacaccacacacacacacacacacacacacacacagagagagagagagagagagagagagagagagagagagagagagagagacacacagaaTTTTGGATTTAGGCCtatgttaatataataattaaataaaagcaaACGGAATTCCGTAAAGTCAAAATTTTAAAGCTTTCGGATATCGACAACTAACAAAGTTGGTAAAGTAAATGTTCGATTTCTGTAGTGTTGGACAGGCCACTTTAGCGTTTGGAGCGCACGCAAGACAAATTCAGTCAGTTGTGAATTGCAGATCTAGTTGCAGCCATTTAAAAAAgactattatttttaaaagcttgTGTTCAGCTGGAATGCTGTACCCGGGTTGCAGCACTTTGGCCAAATAAACTTATTTAACATGAACCAATAATACGGGCTGCGCGTTGATGTTCTACCTGCGTCATATGAATCGCTTGGAATGCGTTAAAGAATTAACAAATTTTTATTAGTCTTTCGTTaatttgatatatttaaaatgcatcaaAGAATATTATCAAGAGTTTATATGTAGCTACTAACGAAACGTGCCATAtcataagaggaaaaaaaaaaatacagccaTGCGTAAAATCTAAGACGTGGATTTTTAAAACTATTGGACAGTAAATTCTTTACAATGCTTATAATTAATGCAAATGAGTTAAATGGGACAATGTGTAATGGTAAATTCTTACGTTCCGCACGCGGTTTTGCAATTAAGACA
Above is a genomic segment from Chanodichthys erythropterus isolate Z2021 chromosome 21, ASM2448905v1, whole genome shotgun sequence containing:
- the barhl2 gene encoding barH-like 2 homeobox protein — translated: MEGSSGSSFGIDTILSTTNSGSSVLMNGDFRLGDNNRTADFRSQATPSPCSEIDTVGTAPSSPISVTMEHPEPHLVQDSLQHHHHHHHHNQAQSLQLSPQPHPLGQAGCAPRTATSSFLIKDILGDSKPLAACAPYSTSVPSPHHSPKTESGTAPDGIRPKLEQDENRSKLDKRDDIQSDLKCNGTKEEGDREISSSRDSPPVRSKKPRKARTAFSDHQLNQLERSFERQKYLSVQDRMDLAAALNLTDTQVKTWYQNRRTKWKRQTAVGLELLAEAGNYSALQRMFPSPYFYHPSLLGTVDSTTAAAAAAAMYSSMYRTPSTPHPSLQRPLVPRVLIHGLGPGGQPALNPIANPIPGTPHPR